In the Solibacillus sp. FSL K6-1523 genome, one interval contains:
- a CDS encoding Rpn family recombination-promoting nuclease/putative transposase, with amino-acid sequence MNKKALKRIPLDKFIDLKIDYSFKQLFGNEQNNKITIVFLNAILQKTGRDIVKEVLFINQELGGEYEEDKQSRLDIVVITQSGERINIEMQLANKYNMFKRTMYYWAKLYEGQMKKGDGYESLLPTITINICAFSLFKDMKNYHSTYHLYEDSTLERIEKDNDVLEIHFIEMNKFLKAWQDYLLNPLNDLLARWLLLLGMVDARKNKVYVDIYKELEELAMKDENLQEALTVWENMSQTPETMYAYQSRLKYMLDEEAKYVDTLAKGKKEGIEIGKEEGIKEGIEHGIRQVIISLIENGFTDADIAQMSKQSKEYVQAIRSEMESK; translated from the coding sequence ATTAACAAAAAAGCATTAAAACGTATCCCTTTAGACAAGTTTATTGACCTGAAAATTGATTATTCGTTCAAACAATTATTTGGAAATGAACAAAATAATAAGATTACAATTGTCTTTTTAAATGCGATTTTGCAGAAAACAGGTCGCGACATCGTAAAGGAAGTGCTTTTCATTAACCAAGAACTCGGTGGAGAATATGAAGAGGATAAGCAATCGCGTCTCGATATTGTCGTTATTACGCAGTCGGGTGAACGAATTAATATTGAGATGCAGCTCGCAAACAAATACAATATGTTTAAACGAACAATGTACTACTGGGCGAAATTGTATGAAGGCCAAATGAAAAAAGGGGATGGTTATGAGTCACTATTACCGACGATCACCATTAATATTTGTGCGTTTTCCTTATTCAAAGACATGAAAAATTACCATTCAACTTACCATTTATATGAAGATTCTACATTAGAGCGTATAGAAAAAGATAATGATGTTTTAGAAATTCACTTTATTGAAATGAATAAATTTTTAAAAGCATGGCAGGATTATTTATTAAATCCGTTAAACGATTTATTGGCGCGCTGGCTGTTGCTACTTGGCATGGTTGATGCACGAAAGAATAAAGTTTATGTGGATATTTATAAAGAATTGGAGGAACTCGCGATGAAAGATGAAAACTTGCAGGAAGCGTTAACGGTGTGGGAAAACATGAGTCAAACTCCCGAAACGATGTATGCGTACCAATCTCGATTAAAGTACATGTTGGATGAAGAGGCGAAATATGTAGATACATTGGCGAAGGGGAAGAAAGAGGGGATTGAAATTGGAAAAGAAGAAGGGATAAAGGAAGGTATTGAACATGGAATTAGACAAGTAATTATTAGTTTAATCGAAAATGGATTTACGGATGCCGACATAGCTCAAATGTCTAAACAATCAAAAGAGTATGTACAAGCGATCCGAAGTGAAATGGAGTCAAAGTAG
- a CDS encoding 2-isopropylmalate synthase produces MSRKIWVFDTTLRDGEQVPGAKLNLYEKVEIAQQLKKLGVNIIEAGFPASSQGDFDAVKAVAQKVGNTSDIMITALARAVKEDIDSVYNAVKYAENPMIHMVLGTSDIHVEKKFSKSKDQILQIGVDAVKYAKTLLPQVQYSTEDASRSDFEYLWKTIEAVMKAGATMINVPDTVGFAEPEQWGELIYRLNDRMKNLDDSVLLSVHCHNDLGMATANTLAAIKNGADKVECTVNGIGERAGNAALEEVVMALKTRGDIYDVFTDINTKEIMNTSRLVSSFMGLDVQVNKAITGDNAFAHSSGIHQDGLLKSRDAYEIVHPEDVGLDDMELVLTARSGRHAVKDSLSKLGFKDFADEEFEGIFEGFLKLADSKKEVYNHDLYVIVENYYEKAEKNNPNKESYSNQFFELVDLQVVSNATFPSASVKIQRGEEIYKSSAVGSGPIDALYSAIADTTGIEVKLIEYNISSVSRGQEALGKVKITVEHEGEKYIAKAADTDILKASALAYINVINSIVVAQIQPQKVEVKVTV; encoded by the coding sequence ATGAGTAGAAAAATTTGGGTATTTGATACAACGTTACGTGATGGCGAGCAAGTGCCAGGTGCGAAATTAAATTTATATGAAAAAGTAGAGATTGCTCAACAACTCAAAAAGCTTGGTGTCAATATCATTGAAGCTGGATTCCCTGCTTCTTCACAAGGTGATTTTGATGCAGTAAAAGCAGTGGCACAAAAGGTTGGTAATACATCGGACATCATGATTACCGCTTTAGCACGTGCGGTAAAAGAGGATATTGATTCGGTCTATAACGCAGTCAAATATGCTGAAAATCCAATGATTCATATGGTGCTTGGTACTTCGGATATTCATGTTGAAAAGAAATTTAGCAAGTCTAAGGACCAAATTTTACAAATTGGTGTAGATGCTGTGAAATATGCGAAAACACTACTACCACAAGTACAATATTCAACGGAGGATGCATCACGCTCTGACTTTGAATACCTTTGGAAGACAATTGAAGCCGTCATGAAAGCGGGCGCGACAATGATTAACGTGCCTGATACGGTTGGGTTTGCAGAGCCAGAGCAATGGGGCGAGCTAATTTACAGGCTGAATGACCGCATGAAAAATTTAGATGATTCGGTATTACTATCGGTGCATTGCCATAATGACTTAGGGATGGCAACAGCGAATACACTGGCTGCGATTAAAAATGGTGCGGACAAAGTGGAATGTACGGTTAACGGTATCGGCGAACGTGCAGGGAATGCGGCGCTAGAAGAAGTCGTGATGGCACTGAAAACACGTGGTGATATTTATGATGTCTTTACGGATATTAATACGAAGGAAATTATGAATACATCACGTCTCGTTTCTAGTTTTATGGGGCTAGATGTGCAGGTGAATAAAGCAATCACAGGAGATAATGCGTTTGCCCATTCTTCGGGTATTCACCAAGATGGTCTTTTAAAATCACGTGATGCGTATGAAATTGTGCATCCAGAAGATGTCGGTCTAGATGATATGGAACTTGTGCTAACGGCGCGTTCTGGTCGACATGCCGTTAAAGATTCGTTATCAAAACTTGGTTTTAAAGACTTTGCAGATGAAGAATTTGAAGGCATCTTTGAAGGTTTCTTAAAATTAGCTGACTCGAAAAAAGAAGTGTACAATCACGATTTATATGTAATTGTTGAGAATTATTATGAAAAGGCAGAGAAAAATAATCCAAATAAGGAAAGCTATTCGAATCAATTTTTTGAACTTGTTGATTTACAAGTTGTTTCGAATGCAACATTCCCATCTGCAAGTGTAAAAATCCAACGTGGTGAGGAGATTTATAAATCAAGCGCGGTCGGATCAGGCCCAATTGATGCATTGTATTCGGCCATTGCTGATACTACAGGCATTGAAGTGAAGCTGATTGAATATAATATTAGCTCGGTTTCTCGTGGTCAAGAGGCGCTTGGTAAAGTGAAAATCACTGTAGAGCATGAGGGCGAAAAGTATATCGCAAAAGCTGCTGATACGGATATTTTAAAAGCCTCTGCACTCGCTTATATTAATGTGATTAATAGCATTGTCGTCGCACAAATTCAACCGCAAAAAGTTGAAGTGAAGGTAACGGTGTAA
- a CDS encoding glucosaminidase domain-containing protein, with product MAFIRKILLATLVLGAILGILIFGAVYFIFTPSNTATPQPIEEGPAVEEFIGEIAEIARKLGADNDLYASVMIAQAILESNSGQSGLATAPNYNLFGIKGQHQNNSVLLETLEDDGAGNMTTIQAEFRKYASYEDSLKDYVNLLRNGVSWNKHYYTSVFKSNTTSYKDATQFLTGSYATDSKYYEKLNALIAQYDLAQYDKPIQNKKTIQVEDGDSLPLIAEANEVSVTSIMQWNQLSSNFIEAGQTLTIYY from the coding sequence GCCGTCTACTTTATATTTACCCCATCTAACACGGCTACCCCACAACCAATCGAGGAAGGACCAGCTGTTGAAGAATTTATAGGAGAAATCGCAGAAATAGCGCGGAAGCTTGGAGCTGACAATGATTTATATGCGTCAGTTATGATTGCGCAAGCCATTCTCGAGAGCAACAGTGGACAAAGTGGACTCGCTACCGCTCCGAACTATAATCTATTTGGCATAAAGGGACAGCATCAAAATAATTCTGTATTGCTTGAAACGTTAGAAGATGATGGCGCGGGTAATATGACAACAATTCAGGCGGAATTCCGCAAGTATGCTTCTTATGAAGATTCATTGAAGGATTATGTCAACTTGCTTCGGAATGGCGTGTCTTGGAACAAGCATTATTATACGAGCGTTTTTAAAAGCAATACCACGTCTTATAAAGATGCGACCCAATTTTTAACGGGCTCCTACGCCACTGATTCCAAATACTATGAAAAATTGAATGCGTTAATTGCACAATATGACTTAGCGCAATACGACAAACCAATTCAAAATAAAAAAACGATTCAAGTAGAAGATGGCGATTCACTGCCTTTAATTGCGGAAGCGAATGAAGTTTCCGTTACTTCTATCATGCAATGGAACCAATTAAGTTCTAATTTTATAGAGGCTGGACAAACATTGACGATTTATTATTAG